Proteins encoded in a region of the Desulfobotulus mexicanus genome:
- a CDS encoding peptidylprolyl isomerase — protein sequence MIKRSAKTVIFLFLCCFTTSVFAQKIVDRILVLVDDRIITQVAFEEAFFPVRERIESAGYGPEETRALIERYRSEMLNQMIDQTITDIAVEEAGIQISEQEVDQAVEQFRLSNDLSVEAFEKALAAEGMTLDQYRTQVRDQMLRSRLVNYQVRSRIVITREQIEAYYKKNARDFGAVKRYRLAHILLPFPSSMTIDQEKELQTRAEAMVQRLLSGKNFAELAAEESSSRIAGSDGELGWFDAESLSPVIREAIVVLEENEISRPVRTPQGIQIFRLLEKGMQNPRPLDEVADGIADKLYDEEVNKRFQTWVTELREKVHVRILD from the coding sequence ATGATAAAGCGTTCTGCTAAAACCGTTATTTTTTTGTTTTTATGCTGCTTTACCACTTCTGTTTTTGCACAAAAAATTGTGGACAGAATTCTGGTTCTTGTGGATGACCGGATCATTACCCAGGTGGCCTTTGAAGAGGCCTTTTTCCCTGTACGGGAAAGAATAGAGTCTGCAGGCTACGGTCCTGAAGAAACCCGTGCGCTTATTGAACGCTATCGTTCAGAGATGCTGAACCAGATGATTGATCAGACCATTACGGATATTGCCGTGGAAGAGGCGGGTATTCAGATCTCGGAGCAGGAAGTGGATCAGGCCGTTGAGCAGTTCCGCCTTTCCAATGATCTTTCCGTAGAGGCCTTTGAAAAGGCCCTTGCCGCCGAAGGTATGACCCTTGATCAGTACCGGACTCAGGTCCGGGATCAGATGCTTCGTTCCCGCCTTGTAAACTATCAGGTGCGTTCGAGAATTGTTATTACCCGAGAGCAGATAGAGGCATACTACAAGAAAAATGCCCGGGATTTCGGAGCAGTAAAGCGTTATCGTCTTGCTCACATTCTTCTGCCCTTTCCTTCTTCCATGACAATAGATCAGGAAAAAGAGCTTCAGACAAGGGCGGAAGCCATGGTCCAGCGTCTGCTTTCCGGAAAGAATTTTGCTGAACTGGCCGCAGAAGAAAGCAGCTCCCGCATTGCCGGTTCCGACGGAGAGCTTGGATGGTTTGATGCAGAATCCCTGTCTCCTGTGATCCGTGAAGCCATTGTTGTTCTGGAAGAAAATGAGATTTCAAGGCCTGTGCGAACACCTCAGGGAATCCAGATTTTCAGGTTGCTGGAAAAGGGTATGCAGAATCCAAGGCCCCTGGATGAAGTGGCCGATGGGATTGCAGACAAGCTCTATGACGAGGAGGTGAATAAGAGATTTCAGACCTGGGTCACAGAGTTGCGGGAAAAAGTCCATGTCCGGATACTGGACTGA
- a CDS encoding SurA N-terminal domain-containing protein encodes MKPFSGNTFFLYFFIALISLAPMFIGCSFIQPEDESWVLELGEKRISLGEYKDAYEMAKAGYEHNLLQEQIIRRSLHYRVLKDLAESLVLEVAAMEAGIEVSEAYLEESAEEIRSMYPEGIFESMLSENVISERAWMQGLRRRLLTEKLVKSIMEREIIITSEALKGALLAYCRSVGKKPEEVELTQELTEELITRFRRQESEKVYGKWLQEKKEGMSVKVHTELLYRVFPEARPLLAKLGEEGGDVLHLPPDPAPDVDLHEEAGL; translated from the coding sequence ATGAAGCCCTTTTCCGGAAACACTTTCTTTTTGTATTTTTTTATTGCTCTGATAAGTCTGGCGCCTATGTTTATTGGCTGCAGCTTTATACAGCCAGAAGATGAAAGCTGGGTTCTGGAGCTTGGTGAAAAAAGAATCAGCCTTGGTGAATATAAAGATGCCTATGAGATGGCCAAGGCTGGCTATGAACATAATCTGCTTCAGGAGCAGATCATTCGAAGATCCCTGCATTATCGTGTGCTGAAAGATCTTGCAGAAAGCCTTGTTCTGGAAGTGGCCGCCATGGAAGCGGGTATAGAGGTTTCAGAAGCATATCTTGAGGAATCTGCAGAAGAAATCCGTTCCATGTATCCGGAGGGTATTTTTGAAAGTATGCTTTCGGAAAATGTGATATCTGAAAGGGCATGGATGCAGGGGCTTCGTCGCAGGCTTCTGACGGAAAAGCTTGTAAAAAGTATTATGGAGCGTGAAATTATTATCACTTCGGAAGCCCTGAAGGGTGCTCTGCTGGCGTATTGCAGATCCGTTGGTAAAAAACCAGAGGAAGTTGAGCTGACCCAAGAGCTTACAGAAGAGCTGATCACCCGTTTCCGCAGGCAGGAATCGGAAAAAGTCTATGGGAAATGGTTGCAGGAGAAGAAAGAAGGCATGTCCGTAAAGGTTCATACGGAGCTTCTTTACAGGGTTTTTCCGGAAGCCCGGCCCCTGTTGGCCAAACTGGGTGAGGAAGGGGGGGATGTTTTGCACTTGCCCCCGGATCCGGCCCCTGACGTGGATCTGCATGAGGAAGCAGGCTTGTAA